tacattttctttttacacatatatatataagcattgagccaaatttagtaatgccaacatattgaaagaacaatgtttgtctcttatatataatacatctgtatatacactgtcagagatacttgtctttgagtgaagatttaaggtgatcggaaatataaataactgctacttgcatctttgacccagagttcaagctcatatatatatgtgtgtgtatatacatatatatatatatatatatatatacatatatatatatacatatatatacatatatatatatatacatatacatatatacatacacatatacatatatacacatatacatatatatacatatatatacatatatatacatatatatacatatatacatatatatatatacatatatatatatacacatatatacatatacacatatatacacatatatacatatacacatatatacatatatatacatatatatatatatacatatatatacatatatatacatatacatatatatacatatatatacatatacatatatatatatatatatatatatatatatatacacacacacacacatatatctatatatatatatatatatatatctatatatatatatatatatatatatatatatatatataatctgacaatacatataatattgtccatattataataacattaccacagtgagatgactttagtctcatgaataacattagctaattattatttactaactaatcttaaaatgactgttcagtacagaaatgaagcccaactatcatgttttacagtcccgtggtctcaactaatcaaagtgatgtcatgacaaaaatgaatgaccaacaaaacatttttttcctccttcatttatgtcacacaaagctgtatgaaacatttctcgcggttagtatcatggttgctaggcaacctgaacagcgcgaccaAGGCTAGTGTTacgatttaatgttgtcagtgttttgttttatgtcatgtttaaggatttgttctcggtTGTATCTcacgtttagtttagttcaggttccatgtgtcattctgtctgtctgtctctcagtgtcaggtctgcgttttggtgtagtgttctcgtttcctgttttattgtgaaggtctgcgtctcctgtgagtgtgttcagtgtatgaaacatttctcgcggttagtatcatggttgctaggcaacctgaacagcgcgacgaaggctagaccgtcccatttcacaagcctctcaatttcgcacttcccgtacttgtagtacgcaccgcacgtagtacgcgtagtgtgcgtacttcaagcgtgcataccctgaattgggacacagcctccGGAAACGAGGCGGCTTGACCCGGAACTGCAACCGGTAACCCATGGCAACGGTTCGCAGCATCCACGGAGAGGGGGCGCAAGCTGCTCACTGAGGGAAGTGAGCAGCCAGCCGGCTGACCTGCAGCACCGTCGGCGGGGCGTTGTCGCCCcccagtgtgtctgcaggggACTGCATCACCTGCCTGACCTGGCTCATTCTGCCCACAGGCTGAGCATTTGTGATTGTTTGAGAATAAACAACACTCTTTATTGATTGTAACATGGAAACATGTACATTCATACATTTTGTTGGAGGCACCTTTTCTGGGGCACAACAATGAAAAACAGCGGGAACACTCGATGTGGTCACCTGAACATTTAACACACCTGAACAGGGAGTTACCTGAGGCATTTTGTGTGCAGGGGTTTTGTGCTTGGGAGACAGTGTTAGGAAAGTGCAGCGCCTTCTGGGGCTGACAACCCGAACAGAACTTAAGCGGCACCTCTTGTGCGGCAACAGAGGGGTAAAAGCAGCGTCTCCCTGCTGCTGGACCCCTTCTCCACTCGAAACCACAGCTAGGAGGGCTGAGGCTTCTTCCTCCTGGGCGTCGGGTCCCGCCGGGGGCCCGAGGGTGGGCCTTTGCTCCAGGCCGACTGGCGTGGAGCTCGGGCCGGAGGATGTGCTCTCACTGGCGGCACACCCACTTCAGCAGTGGGCGCCGGTCTCTTGCCAGTCGGCAGAGGAGCGGAGGGCCTGTGAGAGCTAGCTGCGGGCTTGGGCTTGGGCTGACGTCTGGGGATGATGTCGCGCAGAGCTTCCGTCTGCTTCTTCCTCAGATCGAATCTAGCCTGAATGGCTTCAAGTGAATGTCCAAATAACCCAGCCGCAGACACTGGTGCGTCCAGATATACAGCTCTGTCCCTATCCGGGACGTCAGAGAGGGTCAGCCACAGGTGCCTCTGCGCCACTACTGTCGAAGCCATCCCTCTGCCCAGGGAGAGCGCTGCACAGCGAGACGCACGGAGGATGTAATCTGTGGCGACTCTGACCTCGTTAAGAAGAGGTGCCAGCGGGCTGTCATCAGGAACCAGCGATCCGAGCTCCGCCAGGCACATTGCCTGGTACGTCTGGAGCATGGTGACGGAGCTCATGGCGCGAGCAGTCCCGGCCTGAGCCCGATAAATCTTCTCCAGCTGCGAAGCAGAGAATCTGCAGTGCTTGGACGGCAGAGTTGCGGGGCCGCCGACACCATGGTTATGGGACGGGGCCGCTCCATAGGGGGTGGGTTAGCTAAGCCAGCCCCCTCGGCGCCGTCCAATTCCATGTACTGTCCATAGCCGGGCACAGTGACGCGGGTAGACAGAGGTTTGTCCCATGATGCTGTCAGCTCGCAGAGAAAGTCTGGGAACATGGGAAGGCAGTTTTTGGCCGTTGCGGGCTCCGGTGGGAGGAAAAAACACGCGAACCGCGACGGCTTCTGAGCTGGCGGAGAAGAGGGCCAGTCCACCTGCAGCTTCTGAGCAGCACGgcgaaacagggagaaaagagagGTGTCATCGTGGCCGACCGGCGCAGCAGCGGCGGCACATTGGCCCGACAATGAGCTCTCCTGCTCATCTTCCGACAAACCATGGATGTCCAGGCCGATGTCCAGCACGTCATCGTCTTCCTGGGGAGCGCTGGCGGGCTTCAACCCAGGCTGAAGCCCGTCAGCGCTCCTGCATGGTTCCGGCTCGTCATCGGCTAACCCGTCAACATATTCCATGTGGTCAGCCCAGCTAATTGCGGGGACATCGACCGGAAAATCCTCGTCTTCGGACTCGGACGAAGCCGGGGCTCCAGACTCGGAAAGGAGAGGGTCATGCCGTGCGACAGCCGAGCGTCccagcactttttccacaaacGTCACCCGTCTTTCCAGGGTCGAGCGCCGGAGCTGGCGACAAAACGCACAGGCTTCGGGCTCCGTCAACGCTCTCCTAGCGTGGACGATCCCCAGGCAGACAGGGCAGGCATCGTGCTGGTCGCTGTCGTGCAAAGAGAAACCGCATCCCTGAGGACAGGGGCGAACAGAAGATTTCTGCTTTGCTCGCTTCGGTTTGGAGTCCATTCCAAAACGCAAAGCGAAACGCTGCACATGAAAAACTTGAAATTAGCGCTCCGCGGGCAGCCTACACACCAACTGCGCGGTGGAGGCTAACACCAACAGGGGCAGTTAAGCTAAATTCAAGTCGGCAGACAACGGAGCTAACTAGCAGCAGCTAGCTAGCCCAACTCAGAAGAGGCGTTCTCAGCGAGGTGAACAGCGTAAGAACTGAGGGATGACAGCGGCTATATGTGCAGGCGGGGCCGTGCGCGTGTCATCACacgtcatctgccttaaaggcgtgaataaaggtttcttcagccaggacacgcgagggcgtgatatcccatacttatgtgttgtaccgagtgaatcgactgaaagggaacacctgattgttctgtaaatagatttaaatggttatataaaaaaacgcttgaggccttggctgcatttttaggtaaatagtaccatatcattttgttgtttacaaaacttgtgcataattcttacaaatgtacaatttctatttgcatttcaagttatgaaaatgattgttaaacatgtttgtgggttttacagtaaaaaacataTAACTCTTTATACtcggattttgaattttttgtctgaatttagatcaactgtgctaatacagtataccaaaatgaaaaacataactcaaatttcagatatttgaggttgtgctgaaaataatggtACCAAataaggcaagaaaaacatactttaaaggtgaaatatagaggtaaaatcaaacatagtcaagaacggccaattataccctggaccacagagggttaaatttgaaaacagttaaaaaaaaaacatccccaTTCtaaaatgtcatgtgacaatCTGATTCTTAaagagtgatgatgtcacaaggACATCATGCCTTTGATCCTTTGAAGTTTTTTCCTTAAATAGGGGTCAGGAGCAGCAAGTTTTAGTCAGTTTGTTCGCAGCCTTCAAACGTTCAACCAGAGATATATTTGAAAGTATTTGTAAACCTCTTCAGAGTCACTGTGCACAGGATTCAAAATGTATCCACGAAAACGATCCATTAGTGCCTCATCAGTCCAAAGgacattacaggaaaactccgaCCTACAtgcaaaaattaaacaaattgaaGAAGAGAAGCTTCAACTGGAGGAGAAGTGCAGACAATTGGAAGTACGAAATCAAGAGCTGGAAAAACAACAGCTCTTGGTGCCTTACGCAAAATTTATTAGTGAGGTCTGTGAAGGAAAGCTTGATGAAGCACGACAGAAGATTTTGTTCCTGACGaaggaaaacaagacaaagaGTGCTGAATTAAAAGAAACGTCTGCCCAGCTTCAACGCACGAACGCTACTATTGCGAAGATGCAAGGGGATCGCCAATACATGGAGCAAAAGAATCAGGCGCTCCAAGGAATGCTTGATGAAGCTTTGGAAAAAATGACACAATTCCTCTGTCTGAAAAAGGAAGAGAACACACAAATGCAGGACCAAGTCAAAGGcataaaggaaaaacacaaagtgcTGAAAGTCAGGCTGGATGAAACAGAGTGCAAAAATAAGGAGCTTCTTCAAGAGAAAGAgcaacaggaagaagaaaaacgtATTCTCCAGGACTTGGAGAGAAGAAATCTACAACTGAACGAATTTTGTAATACAATGAAGGACAGAACACCTGAACTGGAAGGAGACGAATTGGGAAAACTATATTCAAAGATACAGCGTAGGGTCAATGAAATGGTGAAAAGCCTCTCAGAGGCCATTGATGAGATGTTGTTGGACTCAGACAACTTGAAGCGCGAAAACACTGAAATGCTTGCGCAAAAGCAGcaacaagagaaaataaatgaagaccTGCAGCGTAAGCTTCAAGAAATCACAAGAAGAAATGAGCAGTTAGAAAAGATCCACAAGGAAAAGCAACAGCAAAATACAGACAAGCGCAATCTATTAAAAGGAATGGAGCAAAAGAATCAGGCGCTCCAAGGAATGCCTGATGAAGCTTTGGAACAAATTACACAATTCCTCTGTCTGCAAAAGGAAGGGAACACACAAATGCAGGACCAAGTCAAAGGcataaaggaaaaacacaaagtgcTGAAAGTCAGGCTGGATGAAACAGAGTGCAAAATTAAGGAGCTTCTTCAAGAGAAAGAgcaacaggaagaagaaaaacgtATTCTCCAGGACTTGGAGAGAAGAAATCTACAACTGAAAGAATTTTGTAATACAATGAAGGACAGAACACCTGAACTGGAAGGAGAAGTATTGGAAAAACTACCTTCAAAGCTGCAGCGTAGGATCAATGAAATGGCGAAAAAACACTCAGAGGTCAAGAATAAGATATTGTTGCACTCAAACAACTTGAAGTGCGAAAACGCTGAAATGCTTGCGCAAAAGCAGcaacaagagaaaataaatgaagaccTGCAGCGTAAGCTTCAAGAAATCACAAGAAGAAATGAGCAGTTAGAAAAGATCCACAAGGAAAAGCAACAGCAAAATACAGACAAGTGCAATCTATTAAAAGAAATGGAGCAAAGATGCCAGAAACTTGAGAAGGAAGTTGAAGAAACAACCGATCAGTTGAGAACCCTCATCCTAGAGAAAAAAGTGCTCGTGGAAAAGCtcatggaaaagaagaaaaaacgttTCCGCTTCTTCTGGAGGAGGGACACTCCTgctttttctactttttctattttttctactgctgatgtcacctcatctccctccacctctgttccatcttaattttcacctctcctctcaccttctccctttctctcctaACACTTCTTCCCTCTCTCCTTCATCTTTTTTCACCCTAACCCCCAACCAGTCCTGGCAGTTGACTGCCCCTcgtgagcctggttctgccggaagtTTCTGCCCgtttaaaggcagtttttcttccccactgtcgcctagtgcttgctcagaggggattgttggatttgtattgttgattgctggaccaggtgaccctgaatcctcccttagttatgctgcaatagacgtaggctgccgggggattcccatgatgcattgagtttttcctttccagtcacctttctcactcactatgtgttaatagacctctctgcatcgactcatatctgttattaatctgtctctcttccacagcatgtctttatcctgttttccgtctctcaccccaaccggtcgcagaagatggccgcccctccctgagcctggttctgctggaggtttcttcctgttaaaagggagtttttccttcccactgtcgccaaagtgcttgctcatagggggtcatatgattgttgggtttttctctgtatctattattgtgcgatctactgtacaatataaagcgccttgaggtgacttttgttgtgatttggcactatataaataaaattgaattgaattgaattgattgtcatttatgcttagaaatatctactcatatatgcttagagttttataattagttgtagattaatagaggtttgatccttagtagtctgcagACACacgttgtgtgcattccagagcactctggctttcacacccacatcttgggagcatgggagaggctgtgccttgtcttattgttttatggtaggataaacgtatctatatctgttttagtctaagtgccttttg
This genomic interval from Oreochromis niloticus isolate F11D_XX linkage group LG5, O_niloticus_UMD_NMBU, whole genome shotgun sequence contains the following:
- the LOC109202237 gene encoding cingulin-like, with the protein product MYPRKRSISASSVQRTLQENSDLHAKIKQIEEEKLQLEEKCRQLEVRNQELEKQQLLVPYAKFISEVCEGKLDEARQKILFLTKENKTKSAELKETSAQLQRTNATIAKMQGDRQYMEQKNQALQGMLDEALEKMTQFLCLKKEENTQMQDQVKGIKEKHKVLKVRLDETECKNKELLQEKEQQEEEKRILQDLERRNLQLNEFCNTMKDRTPELEGDELGKLYSKIQRRVNEMVKSLSEAIDEMLLDSDNLKRENTEMLAQKQQQEKINEDLQRKLQEITRRNEQLEKIHKEKQQQNTDKRNLLKGMEQKNQALQGMPDEALEQITQFLCLQKEGNTQMQDQVKGIKEKHKVLKVRLDETECKIKELLQEKEQQEEEKRILQDLERRNLQLKEFCNTMKDRTPELEGEVLEKLPSKLQRRINEMAKKHSEVKNKILLHSNNLKCENAEMLAQKQQQEKINEDLQRKLQEITRRNEQLEKIHKEKQQQNTDKCNLLKEMEQRCQKLEKEVEETTDQLRTLILEKKVLVEKLMEKKKKRFRFFWRRDTPAFSTFSIFSTADVTSSPSTSVPS